In a genomic window of Canis lupus familiaris isolate Mischka breed German Shepherd chromosome 13, alternate assembly UU_Cfam_GSD_1.0, whole genome shotgun sequence:
- the ZFP41 gene encoding zinc finger protein 41 homolog, which yields MEKPTGKKKAQTPKEEVEVLKDAPKEENVSGGKKPRRSSVARKHSKEASLSPEDEEHLFDAFDASFKDDFEGVPVFTPFQRKKPYECGECGRVFKHKTDHLRHQRVHTGEKPFPCDACGKTFRHSSDVTKHHRIHTGEKPFKCSECGKAFNCGSNLLKHRKTHTGEKPYECQECGKTFAYSSCLIRHRKRHPRKKH from the coding sequence atggagaagccCACGGGCAAAAAGAAGGCACAGACCCCAAAGGAAGAAGTAGAGGTGCTGAAGGACGCTCCCAAAGAAGAGAATGTGTCTGGGGGGAAAAAGCCCAGGAGGTCCTCTGTGGCGAGGAAGCACAGCAAGGAAGCCAGCCTGAGCCCCGAGGATGAAGAACATTTATTTGACGCCTTCGATGCTTCGTTTAAAGATGACTTTGAGGGGGTCCCTGTGTTCACTCCTTTCCAGAGAAAGAAGCCCTACGAGTGCGGGGAGTGCGGCCGCGTCTTTAAGCACAAGACAGACCACCTCCGCCACCAGCGGGtacacacaggagagaagccctTCCCGTGCGACGCGTGTGGGAAGACGTTCCGCCACAGCTCCGACGTCACCAAGCACCACAGAATCCATACTGGAGAAAAGCCCTTCAAATGCAGCGAATGCGGGAAGGCCTTCAACTGCGGCTCCAACCTCCTGAAACATCGGAAGACGCACACCGGGGAGAAGCCGTACGAGTGCCAGGAATGCGGGAAGACCTTTGCCTACAGCTCCTGCCTCATCCGCCATCGGAAGCGTCACCCGCGGAAGAAGCACTGA
- the GPIHBP1 gene encoding glycosylphosphatidylinositol-anchored high density lipoprotein-binding protein 1: protein MASVPLPTDPEPEREPDRADPAAPGGMTALPTVLLALLLCGRPGRAQDKEEEDDDADFGLDGYDDDDDDEEEEAASVNAGGRGQALLRCYSCQSLHSGESCGRIQNCIRSHSFCKAVISHGNTESGPLTTYSAWCADACKPITKTLEGTLMTLTCCQSALCNLPPWQDPLGRGAGSPQGDTAMVATALLLSLLPGLQAVGS from the exons ATGGCCTCTGTCCCACTTCCCACAGATCCAGAGCCCGAGCGAGAGCCGGACCGCGCAGACCCCGCAGCGCCCGGCGGGATGACGGCGCTCCCGACTGTCCTGCTGGCCCTGCTGCTGTGCGGACGGCCAG GGCGGGCGCAGGACAAGGAGGAAGAGGACGACGACGCAGACTTTGGGCTGGACGGCTACGACGATGACGACGAcgacgaggaggaggaggcagccagtGTGAACGCCGGCGGCAGGGGCCAAG CGCTGCTGCGGTGCTACTCGTGCCAGTCCCTGCACAGCGGGGAGAGCTGCGGGCGAATTCAGAACTGCATCCGCAGCCACAGCTTCTGCAAAGCCGTCATCTCCCACGGGAACACGG AGTCGGGCCCTCTGACCACTTACTCGGCGTGGTGTGCGGACGCCTGTAAGCCCATCACCAAGACGCTGGAGGGGACCCTGATGACCCTGACCTGCTGCCAGTCGGCCCTCTGCAACCTCCCACCCTGGCAGGACCCCCTGGGCCGCGGGGCGGGTAGCCCCCAGGGCGACACCGCAATGGTGGCCACTGCTCTGCTGCTCAGCCTTCTCCCCGGCCTCCAGGCCGTGGGGTCCTGA